A stretch of Plasmodium chabaudi chabaudi strain AS genome assembly, chromosome: 14 DNA encodes these proteins:
- a CDS encoding leucine-rich repeat protein yields MDQQQSPPKIKLKENVLYSSNPILNEDEIADFVSSMNTQSTRNNDQNNNREKYNEVKKIELASLNINDWGLSILIPCILRSKNIVSLNLSNNNLTNDGANKLSQCFQYLPFLNELNLSNNSIGPEGGINIIENLFSFTSNCEINHFSNNKLIKNEIITLASHSTNNVKKNYISNNSNNKIYDLDLSDNFLGPNFLLRLTQILECSTEIDIDTNVSIKYKLKLKNIGIDSLSIFSFFKSCTHVEMLDISENKLSSPSFCKDIEILFKSQTNLTELHISDICDNSCKTSRYNNYGNEIFLTLIKYLHDIKNLKILSYTNNNINDESFDQFCFFLKNNINNQIKEINLSNNFISNLDMLNEALKNNQTLNIINLSKNNLTDKNIKSFTYNTLSTNLNIYDISFSFNKLTNLSCHYISDALLAQSRLIKKNIKLSYINNKKLSTPILKLPFPTESHQIDEHTNKESREETSPPNNENDVKILISNRHKDENIFFSCIGNISFNRATETTKNYCIQKNRRILIYDKNEAFFNSNHNFSINCFKGLKFLDLSGSSITNEGISFLMSPLNKPYCPLEFLDISSFQRLNDNTYQTLTSLVSNKKYQFINNTSHLFKHLPLIIRGIPPATIQLNDTDDNIDEENTESTWWNYKEGE; encoded by the exons ATGGACCAACAACAATCACCacccaaaataaaattaaaggaAAATGTATTGTACTCATCAAACCCAATATTAAACGAAGATGAGATAGCAGATTTTGTTTCCTCTATGAATACACAAAGTACAAGAAATAatgatcaaaataataacagagaaaaatataatgaggttaaaaaaatcgaacTTGCTAgcttaaatattaatgattGGGGATTGTCTATTCTTATTCCCTGTATATTAAGGAGTAAAAATATCGtttctttaaatttatcaaataataatttaaccAAT GATGGAGCAAATAAACTCTCTCAATGTTTTCAGTATCTTCCATTTCTCaatgaattaaatttatctaATAATTCTATAGGACCAGAAGGtggaataaatataattgaaaaCCTTTTTTCATTCACCTCAAATTGTGAAATTAaccatttttcaaataataaattaataaaaaatgaaattattaCTTTAGCTAGCCATTCTACAAataatgttaaaaaaaattatatatcaaataatagtaacaataaaatatatgatctTGATTTGTcagataattttttagggcctaattttcttttacgCCTGACCCAAATACTTGAATGTAGTACCGAAATTGATATTGATACTAATGTCtctattaaatataaactaaaacttaaaaatatagggATAGACAGTTTaagtattttttcattttttaaaagttgCACACACGTTGAAATGCTAGACATAtctgaaaataaattaagcTCACCATCATTTTGTAAAGATattgaaattttatttaaaagtcAGACAAATTTAACAGAATTACATATATCCGATATATGTGATAATAGTTGTAAAACATCAcgatataataattatggaaatgaaatattcttaacattaataaaatatttacatgatattaaaaatttaaaaatactatCTTAcactaataataatataaatgatgaatCATTTGACCAATTTTgcttttttcttaaaaataatataaataaccaaattaaagaaatcaatctatcaaataattttatatcaaaTTTAGATATGTTAAATGaagcattaaaaaataatcaaacattaaatattattaatttatctaaaaacaatttaacagataaaaatattaaatcatttacttataatacattatcaactaatttaaatatatatgatatatccttttcttttaataaattaacaaaCCTATCTTGTCATTATATTTCTGATGCTTTGTTAGCACAATCTAGgctcataaaaaaaaacatcaaATTAagttacataaataataaaaaattgtctacccctattttaaaattaccATTTCCAACAGAGTCGCACCAAATAGATGAACatacaaataaagaaaGTCGCGAAGAAACATCACCGCCCaacaatgaaaatgatgtaAAAATACTAATATCAAATAGGcataaagatgaaaatatttttttttcatgcaTTGGAAATATAAGCTTTAATAGAGCCACTGAAACAACTAAAAACTATtgtattcaaaaaaatagacgaattttaatatatgataaaaacgaggccttttttaattctaatcataatttttctattaattgttttaaagGATTAAAGTTTTTGGATTTATCAGGTTCTTCTATAACCAATGAAGGAATATCTTTTCTTATGAGCCCATTAAATAAACCTTACTGTCCTCTAGAATTTTTAGATATCTCGTCTTTTCAAAgattaaatgataatacaTATCAAACACTTACAAGTTTAGtgtcaaataaaaaatatcaatttataaataacacATCTCATCTTTTTAAACATTTACCTTTAATTATTCGAGGAATACCACCAGCCACTATCCAACTAAATGATACTGATGATAATATAGATGAAGAAAACACag AGTCAACGTGGTGGAATTATAAAGAAGGGGAatga
- a CDS encoding 26S protease regulatory subunit 8, putative, which yields MAAVDMQMRSGDLEGTKNENDKTNGNKNDEEMQSGIKTYYEMKIEEYESIINKKLQNKKRLEAQRNELNTRVRELRDEIQYLLEAASYVGEIAKPMGKNKVLVKINPEGKYVVDIASHIDIAKCTPNTRVALYNDSYKLHKILPSKVDPLVSLMKVEKVPDSTYEMVGGLDQQVKEVKEVIELPVKHPEIFESLGISQPKGVLLYGPPGTGKTLLARAVAHHTDCTFIRVSGSELVQKYIGEGSRMVRELFVMAREHAPSIIFMDEIDSIGSQRIEGEHGDSEVQRTMMELLNQLDGFESTQNIKVIMCTNRIDILDDALLRPGRIDRKIEFPNPNVEARIEILKIHSRKMNLMRGIDMVKIATDMNNCSGAEVKAVCTEAGMFALRERRVHVTQEDFEMAVAKVMKQDAEKNFTLRKLWK from the coding sequence ATGGCAGCAGTTGATATGCAAATGAGGTCAGGTGATTTAGAAggaacaaaaaatgaaaatgataaaaccaatggaaataaaaatgatgaagaaatGCAATCAGgtattaaaacatattatgaaatgaaaatagaAGAATATGAatcaattataaataaaaagttacaaaataaaaaacgatTAGAAGCTCAAAgaaatgaattaaatacAAGAGTTAGAGAATTAAGAGATGAAAttcaatatttattagaAGCTGCATCATATGTTGGTGAAATAGCTAAACCCatgggaaaaaataaagtacttgttaaaataaatcCAGAAGGTAAATATGTAGTAGATATAGCTAGCCATATAGATATAGCCAAATGTACACCAAATACAAGAGTTGctttatataatgattCATATAAgttacataaaatattaccAAGCAAAGTTGATCCACTTGTTTCATTAATGAAAGTTGAAAAAGTACCTGACTCAACATATGAAATGGTTGGAGGATTAGATCAACAAGTTAAAGAAGTTAAAGAAGTTATTGAATTACCAGTTAAACATCCAGAAATATTTGAATCATTAGGTATATCACAACCTAAAGgagtattattatatggaCCACCAGGAACAGGAAAAACTTTATTAGCACGTGCGGTAGCACATCATACAGATTGTACATTTATAAGAGTTTCCGGTTCTGAGCTCGTTCAGAAATATATTGGAGAAGGTTCTCGTATGGTTAGAGAATTATTTGTTATGGCTAGAGAACATGCACcatcaattatttttatggatGAAATTGATTCTATAGGAAGTCAAAGAATAGAAGGTGAACATGGAGATTCAGAAGTTCAAAGAACAATGATGGAATTGTTAAATCAACTAGATGGATTTGAATCAacacaaaatattaaagtTATTATGTGCACGAACAGAATTGATATATTAGATGATGCATTATTAAGACCAGGACGTATCGATAGGAAAATCGAATTCCCAAATCCAAATGTAGAAGCACGTATTGAAATTCTTAAAATTCATAGTAGAAAAATGAATCTAATGAGAGGCATTGATATGGTTAAAATCGCTACAGATATGAATAATTGCTCCGGAGCAGAAGTGAAAGCTGTTTGTACTGAAGCTGGTATGTTTGCTTTAAGAGAAAGAAGAGTTCATGTTACTCAAGAGGACTTTGAAATGGCTGTCGCTAAAGTTATGAAACAAGATgcagaaaaaaattttaccTTACGAAAGTTATGGAAATAA
- a CDS encoding protein CutA, putative produces the protein MYDACHLHYTQGPINTLMRATIFIFYIMFFLQSILTKERSSKLLFDSFFINNIFKHNSTKNIYTFKKKYKTFSTNNSINKMGDSNNPFIAVYVTTPSKEVAESISNLLLNEKLASCINIIPGILSLYHWKGEIAKDNEFLMMIKTKKHLFDQIVKTVKSNHPYEVPEVISVPIQQGSSDYLNWITDSVKPDETDEKK, from the exons atgtatgatGCATGTCATTTGCATTATACCCAGGGTCCtataaatacattaatGCGTGCcacaatatttatattttatataatgttttttttgcaatCTATTTTAACTAAGGAAAGGTCTAGTAAACTACTTTTtgattctttttttataaataacatttttaaacataattcaacaaaaaatatatataccttcaaaaaaaaatataaaacattttcaacaaataattccataaataaaatggggGATAGTAACAACCCTTTTATAGCAGTGTATGTAACAACCCCAAGCAAGGAAGTTGCAGAATCG atATCTAATTTATTgctaaatgaaaaattagcTAGctgcataaatataattcccGGAATACTTAGTCTATATCATTGGAAAGGCGAAATAGCG AAAGATAACGAATTCTTAATGAtgattaaaacaaaaaaacatttattcGATCAAATTGTGAAGACTGTAAAATCAAATCATCCCTATGAAGTGCCCGAG gTAATCTCTGTTCCAATCCAACAAGGAAGCAGT gATTATCTAAATTGGATTACGGACTCAGTTAAACCTGATGAAACtgacgaaaaaaaataa
- a CDS encoding protein phosphatase PPM4, putative produces the protein MLNNINNKVKDEKKLNSMPIGVVRENTENVGMCVKNNYMTVNNYYEQQKNGCSSNDRENENMYWSGEYINEMNDGIVKQASYINYNNITNESPKSENWKTIEEHNTDINKNKRSNSIYNDSNNNIEINESVKKQKTLNGVVYYSGENVQYNNIITTANNQDLDEINQWNNMNPYVENEGYQLYSQNNNNNMYEYPTKSGVIPMNLNNNVTIPSMYGNNSFPMRYEDDPNEWYITSDNSDWLVNKQCNWLYSVKDKIYFNIKSQEIYFEDNGKFFLVDNSIDKGEKKNNGYNEYIYEDNKNMGEYNENKYFETNVKKNYSDEIEETQKSGGSNISSKHNSGSSANGSIQKQYSNEKMINMNSAGILSPNSINDIDNNEEAVEEFSMVLEDDLVCGTCSKMGSHNRNENEDFYITKDILDLNNVSENDSLCFFSAVFDGHGGSNCARYVMSHLKTNLIAKFRQSFLITCKKHYKEKNTKINELSVAIKALYDSCIKGFEMTDKNYIELSKKYDYKDGATGCVVLIYGPDEDGSLKILSANCGDSCAFICHDRKPIKLSLQHKPDLQEERIRILRCGGIIANINGINRIITRHKDKNSNNREKTFLALSTSRSFGDAPYKIPKKIVLCKPFISVYTIDFDLDSFLVLVTDGILNVLTDVEIIDIVWKNIHQTPEYAAEEVVKEATKRGSTDDKTCTVIFFNWRKDIFNKNPKDANFDGGAPQDDSNQEDINMFSAI, from the exons atgttaaataatataaataataaagtgaaggatgaaaaaaaactgAATTCAATGCCAATTGGTGTCGTTAGAGAAAATACTGAAAATGTTGGAATGTGTGTAaagaataattatatgactgtaaataattattatgaacaaCAGAAAAATGGTTGTAGTTCTAATGATagagaaaatgaaaatatgtattgGAGTGGAGAATACATAAATGAAATGAATGATGGTATTGTTAAACAAGCtagttatataaattataataatataactaATGAATCTCCTAAAAGTGAAAATTGGAAAACTATTGAGGAACATAATactgatataaataaaaataaaagaagtAATTCGATTTATAAtgattcaaataataacatcgaaataaatgaatctgtaaaaaaacagaaaacATTAAATGGTGTAGTATATTATTCAGGTGAAAATgtacaatataataatataattacaaCAGCTAATAATCAAGACcttgatgaaataaatcagtggaataatatgaacccatatgtagaaaatgaaggttatcaattatattctcaaaataataataataacatgtATGAATATCCAACAAAGAGTGGCGTAATACCTatgaatttaaataataatgtaacTATTCCTTCGATGTATggaaataattcatttcCTATGAGATATGAAGATGATCCAAATGAATGGTACATAACAAGTGATAATAGTGATTGGCTTGTTAATAAACAATGTAATTGGTTATACAGTgttaaagataaaatatattttaatataaaaagtcaagaaatttattttgagGATAATGGAAAATTTTTCTTAGTTGATAATTCGATAGATAaaggagaaaaaaaaaataatggctataatgaatatatatatgaagataataaaaatatgggtgaatataatgaaaataaatattttgaaacaaatgtaaaaaaaaattatagtgATGAAATTGAAGAAACTCAAAAAAGTGGAGGTAGCAATATAAGTAGTAAGCATAATAGTGGTTCTTCAGCTAATGGAAGTATTCAAAAACAATActcaaatgaaaaaatgataaatatgaacagtGCAGGAATATTATCTCCAAACAGTATTAACGATATagataataatgaagaagCAGTTGAAGAATTTAGTATGGTTTTAGAAGATGATCTAGTGTGTGGTACTTGTAGTAAAATGGGTAGTCACAATAGAAATGAAAACGaagatttttatattacaaaagatatattagatttaaataatgtatcTGAAAATGATagtttatgtttttttagtGCGGTTTTCGATGGACATGGTGGATCGAATTGTGCTCGATATGTTATGTcacatttaaaaacaaatctAATTGCTAAATTTCGGCAATCCTTTTTAATTACTTGTAAAAAGCATtataaagagaaaaatacaaaaataaatgaattgaGTGTAGCTATTAAAGCATTATATGATAGTTGTATAAAAGGGTTTGAGATGAcagataaaaattatatagagttatccaaaaaatatgattataaAGATGGTGCAACTGGTTGTgttgttttaatttatggGCCCGATGAAGATGGGTcgttaaaaattttaagtgCTAATTGTGGTGATTCATGTGCATTTATATGTCATGATAGAAAGCCAATCAAGCTATCATTACAACATAAACCAGATTTACAAGAAGAAAGAATACGTATATTAAGATGTGGAGGTATTATAGCAAATATTAATGGGATCAATAGGATAATTACAAGgcataaagataaaaattcaaataatcgagaaaaaacatttttagcTTTATCTACATCTCGATCTTTTGGAGATGCCCCATATAAAattccaaaaaaaatagttttatGTAAACCATTTATTAGTGTTTATACCATTGACTTTGATTTAGATTCTTTTCTAGTTCTAGTCACTGATGGTATATTAAATGTGTTGACTGACGTCGAAATAATTGATATTGTatggaaaaatattcatcaaACTCCTGAATATGCAGCAGAAGAAGTGGTTAAAGAGGCAACAAAACGGGGGTCAACTGATGACAAAACATGCactgttatttttttcaattggAGAAAGgatattttcaataaaaatCCAAAAGATGCGAATTTTGATGGAGGAGCACCTCAAGATGATTCGAATCAAGAG gATATCAATATGTTTTCCgcaatataa